In the Populus trichocarpa isolate Nisqually-1 chromosome 1, P.trichocarpa_v4.1, whole genome shotgun sequence genome, TTTTTTTAACTCCGTAAAAAGACCGGCTAGTTATAACTTAATAAATGTAGTTTATCAAAGGTAATTAATGAATCCTTGtagtaatataaataattaaactattCCTTCACTAATCTTAACCGTccacaatttaatatttttttgtctaataAATGCCcttccatgttttatttttcaacagagaaaataaaataaattcaaaataactaaattttaaaatatataatttacagCACAATGAGACttagttaattagttttttttttcatgctactAGGAAGGATGAAGTTATTCTTTActaatcaaaatctaaaatacatAGTTGTCAAACTTAGTTCGGCTTAATAAATTGATCTAGGAAATTAATGCCATCCAAGATGGGTTCTAAATTGGTCGGGAAATATATTAACTAagactatgtttgttttttggaatttaCTTTTCAGGAAATCACTTtacaaactttcatgtgtttgtttatcattagaaaagttggtcaacggaaaatattttccagttaaaggaaaatttggcttggtttccaggatagtgttttcctgaaaaatttgggcggaaaacactttccggaagatgtgaaaaatttagaaatgtcatattatttgctgattatatcaaatttggtcctcaaacttttgattgctatatatatatatatatttttgttttgaatatttatttttcaatttcatctcttaaaatttaatttttatattaactttggtccttatttttataattgttatttgcttttcccttatcatttttttattgaaattttttatgtatcaaatttgatcctcattcttttgattgttacttattttatttgaaataatttatgaaatgtttattattattattttaatttctttatcttttattttttttagatttgatctctattattttgattattatttattttatttgagataatttatgaaattatattttttttcaatttcattctcattcaactttttaatttgtaaaatttgttcctcattattttaataaacttgagaaaaataaaatattaataagttatttttcagctcattttccaagatataaccaaacactggaaagtgttttccaacttattttccattacactaccaaacatcataaaataatttatttttccgaaattcactttaaaaaaaaaaactattttccagcaaacaaacgggacttaatgaatttttaatgaCTTGATTAGCTGATAagaataattgatttaaattaattaactacCTAATAACCCCATATATCTTAACCTTTGATGAAAGTCTCTGGTGATTGTTatgataaaaaagttattttgccACAATAAATGTAAAcctattgtttttatattttaaaaatatttttaaatgtttttaaagaattttaaaacaaacattttataaatacacattaaaaaaattagtggtGCAGTGCAGGGTGCAAACTTGTCAGATTGTTGTAAGATCTGAAGttaagttttaataaataaaggcAAAGTTAAAGAATCCGAGGTTTAACACTTCTCCCAAGACTTGGCCTCGTGGTTTAAGGCATGGTTTTGGTGTACGGGAACCACGAGTGGGTAAACTTCCATGCCAGTTGTAGCATCCATAGTGGAGTTGACCACTGTCTGTTGTGGGTATATTTTGTGGTGTTTGAGAGtttggttgtgattgttttttatattaaaataatatttttttatttttaaaaattatttttgaaaacataacAATTAATGTATAATTATTTAGGTGATTCAGATCCATTCatgtataattatattaaaataaaataaatgggtGATTCAGacatgtataattatttttaaaattttagttttatagaatttaaaataatttgtttttattttattttatatacaagaatttatatcataacaattaaatatatattttttaaaatctatttttaaaaaaaatcatacccaCAAAAATTATCTGCTTGTCCCTGTCATATTTTTACTTACGCACCAAGCGATGCTCAATAACTTTAACTGCTTTACAAGCATAAAAACAGCAAAGCCTTCAATGACTTTATCTTTCTGTCAGTCATGAAATCCTCTCTGCCTGGTTCCATCATGATTCAAGGTTCCAAGCATCATGTTCTgttgttctttcttttcctttttttcccttcttgtttttatttgtttcgaAAAAAATGTTCATCGAATGCTTGTGATGCGAGATTTTTTACCCCACCATCGAAGAGTTTTGCAGTTAATTCTTCAAAATCGTGACAATTAACAGTTGGGGACCTCTGGAAGTTGTAATTTGCAAGTAAATTAGGTTTAAATCTTACGTGTGAGAGGTAAAATCTTCAAGAGTTACTTTAGTTATAACTAGACTGCTGTCCTAAATTTTTcttaacatcaaaattatctggATGATGATAAATTCAACCCAGTTTAACTTCATCAATACATGATCTGGAATAtgaatttaagataatttacataaaaaaattaaaaattataaaacccaaGTTCAAATAACCTAATATCAAggaattaaagtaaaaaaaattatttaaaaacaaaaacacaaaaaaaaaacaatataagttaacccaagttaatttTACTCATCCACCAAACATAATATGagatcaagattaaaaaaataaattaaaaaaagatttagaaaaaaatatcaaagttaaattaataaaaaaacgatGAAAAAATCCCAAGTCAACATATGTTAACTTGATTAGCTCGTACCCAGGATAACaccaaggaaagaaaaatgaaaaaaaaacacaaaactcaaGTACCAACAATTTAAtgccaataaataaaattttaaaaaatcaattttataaaaaaagagttgaaaaaaaaaagactcaactCATGTTAACTCAACTAACCTGCAACCCAGTATATAAGATAGAGATAACCCCACATAAAAATAgcgaaacaaatcatgaaatttaaggTCCAATATCTCactatcaaatgataaaattgaaaaaacaatcagtttttaaaaaggatttaaaaaaatatcaaacttaaACCGGgctaattttcaaaactagtGGCATGAGTTATAAGATCGAGATTACCATGTAAaatacaaacatgaaaaaaaaataaagcaaaattctcaaatataaaaaatcaaaaatcaaaataatgaatatctataataaataaataaattaaaaattaaattaaaaagaagttaTTACTTTTGATAtggtaatatatatttttattaccgaaatatataaaattaaattcggtgctttatttttctctctttaaatcATGGCCATTGCCCAACATCGATTGCAAATGTATTTATGCCAACCTTACTAAGAGTAAGAGTAAGAGTAAGAGTAAGAGTAAGAGTAAGGCAGTTTAGAAATTATGATTGtgatataaagtattttttatttaaaaatatattaaattaatttttttattttttaaaaattatttttaagattaatatattaaaacaatttaaaaatataaaaaaataatttttaataaaaaataatttttttaaaaatttaaggaaatGCAATTTTAACCACAACGTAActgtataaatatattttttttatcttcgtgattgtttgtttttaagttataatctgtgttttaaaatatttttatttagaaaatattaatttaataattttaaatattttaaaatgatttgtatctgctgatataaaaaaaatatatttttaattaaaaaatattttaaaaacatgagaaaaggaCAGAAATAGAAAGGTAAAAAGGAGGAAGTTTCCATTAATTGAAAATCCCAAATTTAGGAAGGGGTTTATCCAGGGGTTTTCTCTTATATTTCCACTTTATCAGCCACTCACTACTCGCTCCCCCACGCTCTTGCTTATTccatcctttctctctctttctctcacaaCATGAGCTTAGCTTCCAATCCACACCACCAGCCATGACTCAGCCACTGCAGCCTCAGCTCCAAAAGCACCGCCACTCATCCTGCAACCGCCACCCTTCAAAACCCATCACCGGATTCTGCGCTTCCTGTCTCCGAGAACGCCTCGCTGGCATCGACCCTGACACCCACCAAGAAACCCCCGTGACTCATCTCGCCGCCGAGCTTCGTCGCAGCAAATCATACTCCAGCACGACAAAAAACAACCCCAACAATCACAATGCCTCCTCCACCTCTACCTCCTCAACCACTGCAACCACCTCTGAGCCCCGCCGCAAGTCATGCGACGTTGGACCGATTCGCAACACTCTATCTGAGCTCTTCCACGTCGatgataaaagaataaattccTCGGCTCAAAAGCCAAAGTGTCTGGATTCAGGGCTTGaattaaaagaagaggaaggTTTCGGAGAGATTAGGGTTCTTGCGCTGGATGCGAATGATAGTGAAAGGAATGTGGAGGATTTTGAAGAGGATGGAGAGCTAAAGACAATGAAGGAGTTTATAGATCTTGAatgggagagaaagaaaaatggagGGAGAGATCTGAAGTACATTGCAGGGAGTTTTTGGGAGGTAGCTTCAGTGTTTAGTAAGAAATTAGGGAAATGGCAgcgaaaacaaaagaagaaggagaagaaagataGGGAAAATCTTGGTGGCTTGGTGAGAAATGAGATGTCGAGTGTTAGGAAATTGAGAGAGACACAATCCGAGATTGGAGAGTATGGACTTGGAAGGAGATCTTGTGATACCGACCCTAGATTATCAGTGGATGCGGCACGGTTGTCTGTTGATGATTCGCGCTATTCGTTTGATGAGCCCAGGGCTTCTTGGGATGGGTATTTGATTGGTAAAACCTATCCGAGGCTAACTCCATTGGTTTCGGTTTTGGAGGATGTCAAGTTGCCTAGTGGTGTGGTTGAGAATGTAAAAGAGAACATGGATTTGAAGAATGAAGGCGAGAGCAGTCCTGGAGGAACGATGCAAACTAGGAATTATTATTCAGATAGGAGGAGGAAGAGTTTTGATCGTTCGAGCTCTAATCGGAGAGTGGGGCTAGGGGATGAAGAGTTTAAATCGATGTTGAATGCCAAGGTATCTCCTGAAACAGTTGGGTTATTCCACGGGGCAAAGTTGTTGGTCACAGAGAAAGAATTGAGGGATTCAAATTGGTATTCGCTTAAAGATTATGGCGGGCAGAATGTGGATGCTGTTTCCAAAGATGCTACTTCAATTACTGGTGGTGGGGTTAGTAAAAAAGGTTTCAAGAAGCCGCAGAGGTGGTATGGTGTGTGGAATATTTGGGGTTTGATGCAGAGGAGTAGTCAGAGCAAATGTGGAGATGAGGAGAGTAGTTTTAGTGGAAATGTGGTCGAGGGGCCAATGCCGGAGTCTTGGCAGAATTTGAGTGGCGTGGCTGATGGAGAAGCAAACGGGATTGTGACCCCGAAGCTTATACGGAGCTATACCGTGAGTGCAAGGGATTCCTGCCAGATGGCCTGCAGTTCAAGTGGTGCTGAGAGCAAAGAGAATGACATGAAGAGAAGGGAAGATCATTTGCTGAAGCGGAACCGGAGTGCCAGGTATTCTCCAAACAACCTTGATAATGGCCTGCTACGGTTCTACCTGGCACCATTGAGGAGTTATGGAAGAAGCAAATCTGGAAAGAGTGGACTAAAGAACTCAAACTCCATGTCAAGGAATGTTTTGTAAAGATGCACTTCAATTGCTCTTCAAAGAAATGTGCTGTTGTAAAGACATGAGTTAATGTGTTTCTCCCTGTTCAATAGATAAAAGCACATCATATTCGTTACCTGTTTTCTGCTGAAAATGTTTTTCTAATAACGCAGCAATGATAATCAGAAAAATCCTTGTTTCCGTTTATTTCATGTTCAAGAAATGATGcacttgtttctttttattacatGTTCGTGTGGAATTGAAGTGTTCATGGAACTATTCACCAATCACTCCCTCAATATGACAGTAGGCTTTGAGCCTTGGGAATGCCGTCGCCTGTGATGTAGTTTTGGGGAATGTATCTGCATCTAGAAAGATTTGGGGACACTCTTGGATGGAATGAAGCATTGTTGCAGAGAGGGATGCTAGCAAATTAACACATTTGGCACAAGGCGTGGACTAAATTGATCGACCACCACCTTCACTAGTGGTATAATAATCAGAGGAAAGAATCCACCTTTACATCTTTCGGATTATTAGACCATGTAGTTCCTAATTGTTAGTTGAGATTTGATAAATTCAGAGAGATAACCAGGGGTTGTCTGCATTAATGATTCTTTGGCCTTCCTCCTGCCGGATCAGACCTCGGCAATGAAATCCCTGTCAAAGCTCTACTTACACATAGCTAGGGCAAGTGTGCATTTTTAACGTTTTTCTCTATTTAAGGGCAATACGTTTATTGCAGTGATGCACCTACAGAGGGTTTCTGGTGCCTAGATGCCTACCTCCTGACCTTGTGTTCTTCACGTGTATAGCTGCCCTGCAATCTGCCTGAAATAGATCTAGCTTTTTTGCCTCTTGGCGTAGGAGAAGATGCTCGGGCATTTAATAGGTCCAAAATTACCTTGTTTCCCAGCAAATGCGGCCAAAATATATACAGCTTTATTATGGGTGTGATTCAGATAAAGGAGGTgtggttgagtttttttaatggaaataaaaaaaaacaataaaaaaaatataatttttgcttttaatgagTTGTAATTTATGCTTTTAAAggggttatattttttaaaaaacccaacCATATTTCACTACTCCCCTATTCCAAACAGTGCTCATTACATCTTTATTCCAAACATATATTATATCCTAGTGcgcgtattttttttttaaaaaacaaataagacttGAGGTTTAATACTAATAGTTATTTTATCTTGGTGAgggtgtttttattatttttgaagcattctaaattttattttcttgtatttgtttattttttttgaaataaattaatttcagaaAATAACTAATAGTAGAGCATGCTGTCAGTAGTTTCCTATTCAAGACGACCTTGTCATGTAATATTTCAGATATTCTAGAACTCTTTTTGCACGCTTTTCCGACATTTATCTGGTCTGCTGGACCGGTAATTGAAGTGTTTCAACGTCCTCCTTGAAAACTGTATGAGATGACTTGTGCTGCTGCTTCTTACGTGCAGTTACTTCAACCCTAACAGGTGCAGTTTACTGTAAGATCAGATGTGCTGATTTGGTTAAATCCTCCCCTCTACCTACCTTATATCACAGCGGCTGAACAGCAAACTTTTGCTGTTCGGCGCCTTGTTACAGGCTTCCAATAATTGCTGCTGATGAATTATTATGTTCGCTGGACAGACTTGATTGGTGGGATCCCGTTGGAGTTCCCCATAGGATTCCCCATTTTCTGCCAAGCAATGCTTGGGCTTGTATCAAATGCCTGCCTCTCACCAGTACCTACTGTTTCCCGTCTCGCTATATCTATCCAAATAATTCGATGCATTCACTTCCATCATTAGCTTAGTAGTGATTAGGCAATTTCTTGCACAAGTTGTCCCCCATCTCAATCTTTTAAAAGGTTAAAGATTGCCCCAAACCATAATTGATAAACAGTGAAagttaatatttgaattttggAACATCCTTGAATAGATATGCTAAGGTTTCGACTTGATCTCGCACAATGAGCATAATCTTTCAAAGGTGACTCGGAGATGAGTAACTTTTACAACGTTGGCACAAggaaatatttatattacagTTCAATCAAAGACTTGTTTAATTGCAGAGTGACAGACAGTGAAAGTGGAAATTAACCGCTATCAGCAAGGCATAGAGTTTCAGATTGTGGGAAGTTGACGTGATAAACTCCTCAGCACTTCCTGTCGATCTTTTCTCAGACAATTGTGCTGCAAAATCCCAATCCCCTCAAATCTTACCGaaatcatattttgattttgattctggATTTCAAATCTCGCTAATCCATGAAGAGGATAGATATAGAGTTACACATACTCATCGAGCCATGCATGTAGAAGATGGAACTAAATGATGGATCAATTAAGCCCTATCGGAGACTTTGCTTAAGAATAAGTAAGaggtaaatttataatttgacagACTAGCAGAAATAAACACCACCTTTAATCATTATCCATTTTCAATGCATGTTGTATAATGAATTGTATTACACATACCAGCATGCAGCTACCTTTCAAACCTTAATCATCATAACAGCAAGCATGCTATAACACAGATTGTCATGTTCTCCATTCACAATCATCAAACACATTAAGCATTGAAAtgacaaaaatcaaacacctcATTCACTCAACACCACACCCTTTCTCTTGAAGCTCCTGAATAACCTCATTCCTCATCCTAAACCACAGTTTCTGTGCTTCTTGATCAAACTTTTTATCCTGCAACTGTTTCTGATAATTATAAGAATCTTTATCATTCTCCACAGTCCCTTTCGGCCCAATTGTCGTGCCAATCATTCCTCCCCTTGCAACAAACTCTTCCATTGCTTCTGCATCGCCTGGATATGGGAATTCTCGCCTCTCATACAAATGGGCAAGCTCTCTTTCCTCCTTTGGTCTCGGTTTCAGTGTCCACCAACCGAGTGGTGATGTTTCGTTGTAAACCCACACAACGCCGATGATAGCGTACGTGCAGAGGAGCGACTTGCCTACTTGCTTCCAGAAGTAGCGATCTTCTTTTCCTAATCCTACTTTCCTCAGGTACTTGTCGAAACCCACTGATTTCAGATTCTCAAtgcctgaaattgaaaaaaaattaaaggaacgGAAACATGTTTAACCGTTTCGTCGAACAGTTGGAAGGCAATCCGGTTTAAAACAAGAACAGGGAAACCACCAATTCCCCCCCTGCTTTTATAGCAAGATTTCTTTGTCTGTCAGTTTTACCTGTTTTGGCTTCTTGCAGACGTTTGCGGACCCTTTTTCCAGCGATGAATGGCTGAGAGCAGTTTCTGCTGTTGTTAGCATAGAGCTAGATGATCACATGAGCTGGGTTTGAACCATTTCAATGCTGAAGAGGATTGGTTGaggtgaaaaggaaaaaacggAAAGCCCAAAATAT is a window encoding:
- the LOC7468009 gene encoding uncharacterized protein LOC7468009: MCYSRGLAPELLFDQAELYANNSRNCSQPFIAGKRVRKRLQEAKTGIENLKSVGFDKYLRKVGLGKEDRYFWKQVGKSLLCTYAIIGVVWVYNETSPLGWWTLKPRPKEERELAHLYERREFPYPGDAEAMEEFVARGGMIGTTIGPKGTVENDKDSYNYQKQLQDKKFDQEAQKLWFRMRNEVIQELQEKGCGVE
- the LOC7468010 gene encoding protein OCTOPUS, which gives rise to MTQPLQPQLQKHRHSSCNRHPSKPITGFCASCLRERLAGIDPDTHQETPVTHLAAELRRSKSYSSTTKNNPNNHNASSTSTSSTTATTSEPRRKSCDVGPIRNTLSELFHVDDKRINSSAQKPKCLDSGLELKEEEGFGEIRVLALDANDSERNVEDFEEDGELKTMKEFIDLEWERKKNGGRDLKYIAGSFWEVASVFSKKLGKWQRKQKKKEKKDRENLGGLVRNEMSSVRKLRETQSEIGEYGLGRRSCDTDPRLSVDAARLSVDDSRYSFDEPRASWDGYLIGKTYPRLTPLVSVLEDVKLPSGVVENVKENMDLKNEGESSPGGTMQTRNYYSDRRRKSFDRSSSNRRVGLGDEEFKSMLNAKVSPETVGLFHGAKLLVTEKELRDSNWYSLKDYGGQNVDAVSKDATSITGGGVSKKGFKKPQRWYGVWNIWGLMQRSSQSKCGDEESSFSGNVVEGPMPESWQNLSGVADGEANGIVTPKLIRSYTVSARDSCQMACSSSGAESKENDMKRREDHLLKRNRSARYSPNNLDNGLLRFYLAPLRSYGRSKSGKSGLKNSNSMSRNVL